In a genomic window of Glycine max cultivar Williams 82 chromosome 13, Glycine_max_v4.0, whole genome shotgun sequence:
- the LOC100797114 gene encoding endoplasmic reticulum-Golgi intermediate compartment protein 3: MESIISKLRNLDAYPKINEDFYSRTLSGGVITLASSILMLLLFYSELRLYLHAVTETKLVVDTSRAETLRINFDVTFPALPCSILSLDAMDISGEQRLDVKHDIIKKRLDSRGNVIETRQEGIGAPKIEKPLQRHGGRLEHNETYCGSCYGSEVSDDDCCNSCEDVREAYRKKGWALSNPDLIDQCKREGFLQRIKDEEGEGCNVYGFLEVNKVAGNFHFAPGKSFQQSGVHVHDLLAFQKDSFNLSHHINRLTFGEYFPGVVNPLDNVHWTQETPSGMYQYFIKVVPTVYTDVSGHTIQSNQFSVTEHFRTGDMGRLQSLPGVFFFYDLSPIKVTFTEENVSFLHFLTNVCAIVGGIFTVSGILDSFIYHGQRAIKKKMELGKFN, from the exons ATGGAGAGCATAATAAGCAAGCTCCGCAACCTAGACGCCTACCCTAAAATCAACGAGGATTTCTACAGCCGCACGCTCTCCGGCGGTGTCATCACTCTCGCTTCCTCCATTCTCATGCTCTTGCTCTTCTACTCCGAGCTCC GGTTGTATCTTCACGCTGTCACCGAGACCAAGCTTGTCGTCGACACTTCCAGAGCCGAAACGCTGCGTATCAAT TTTGATGTTACGTTTCCTGCGCTTCCATGTTCCATACTCAGTCTTGATGCCATGGACATCAGCGGAGAGCAGCGTCTAGATGTT AAACacgatataatcaagaagagatTAGACTCTCGTGGCAATGTGATAGAAACAAGGCAAGAAGGAATTGGTGCTCCCAag ATTGAAAAGCCATTGCAGAGGCATGGAGGCAGGCTCGAGCACAATGAGACTTATTGTGGTTCCTGTTATGGTTCTGAAGTG TCAGATGATGATTGTTGTAATTCCTGTGAGGATGTTCGTGAAGCATACCGTAAGAAAGGTTGGGCACTTTCAAATCCTGATTTAATTGACCAG TGCAAAAGAGAAGGATTCTTACAAAGAATCAAGGATGAAGAAGGTGAAGGATGCAATGTGTATGGTTTCTTGGAAGTAAATAAGGTTGCAGGGAATTTTCATTTTGCACCTGGGAAAAGCTTTCAGCAATCTGGTGTACATGTACATGACCTGCTGGCTTTTCAAAAGGATTCTTTTAAT TTAAGTCACCACATCAACAGATTAACTTTCGGAGAGTATTTCCCTGGTGTTGTTAATCCTCTTGACAA CGTGCATTGGACACAAGAAACACCAAGTGGGATGTACCAGTATTTTATTAAG gttGTGCCTACAGTATACACTGATGTGAGTGGGCATACTATCCAGTCAAACCAG TTCTCTGTTACAGAACACTTCAGGACTGGAGACATGGGCCGTCTGCAGTCCCTTCccggagttttctttttctatgaCCTCTCTCCAATTAAG GTTACTTTTACGGAAGAAAATGTCTCATTCTTACATTTTCTTACTAATGTTTGTGCCATAGTTGGAG GTATTTTCACCGTTTCTGGAATACTAGATTCATTCATCTATCACGGTCAAAGGGCTATCAAGAAGAAGATGGAACTTGGTAAATTTAACTGA